From a region of the Apibacter sp. B3706 genome:
- a CDS encoding DUF6089 family protein, whose product MKKVFLLVILICTCCLMHIKAQRNEVGISIGRANIIGDIGKTDYIEIFPMDRYRIPISLGVLYRYNLDNRQSLRLNLIYNRVYFDDEKASEDYRFKRKISGSNTIFETSVLFEYYFFDINDIKYSGSSPYIFAGVGGYGFYDRKYTINHTRAKDYNGSYRNPLNFQDFVTEENYKKSMKFDFNIPFGVGYKFKIKYDWLLSLEIGARYTFQDNLDYSSIKNKNITINIDPQLNNISTVDPKLKDEINRRNAKIIGKHQTGNTYKSNDWYLIWGINLTYTFGRPPCYCY is encoded by the coding sequence ATGAAAAAAGTTTTCTTACTGGTTATTCTGATTTGTACTTGTTGTTTAATGCATATAAAAGCTCAACGTAATGAAGTAGGAATATCTATTGGAAGAGCCAATATAATTGGTGATATAGGTAAAACCGATTATATTGAAATATTCCCTATGGATAGGTATAGAATTCCAATTTCATTAGGAGTACTTTATAGGTATAATTTAGATAATAGACAAAGTTTACGTTTAAATTTAATTTATAACAGAGTCTATTTTGACGATGAGAAAGCAAGTGAAGATTATAGATTTAAAAGAAAAATATCAGGAAGTAATACCATTTTTGAAACTTCAGTTTTATTTGAATATTATTTCTTTGATATCAATGATATAAAATATTCAGGTTCTTCTCCATATATATTTGCCGGAGTAGGCGGGTATGGTTTTTATGACAGGAAATATACAATCAATCATACGAGAGCTAAAGATTATAATGGTTCTTACAGGAATCCTTTAAATTTTCAGGATTTTGTAACAGAAGAAAATTATAAGAAATCTATGAAATTCGATTTTAATATTCCTTTTGGCGTGGGATATAAATTTAAAATTAAATACGATTGGTTATTATCTCTTGAAATAGGAGCAAGATATACATTCCAGGATAATCTTGATTATAGTTCTATAAAAAACAAAAATATAACTATAAACATAGATCCTCAATTAAACAATATAAGTACTGTAGACCCTAAGCTTAAGGATGAGATAAATAGAAGAAATGCTAAAATCATAGGAAAACATCAAACAGGTAATACATATAAAAGTAACGATTGGTATTTAATATGGGGGATAAATCTTACTTACACATTTGGAAGACCTCCATGTTATTGTTATTAA
- a CDS encoding isoprenyl transferase: MSKKDIFIEENKMPKHVAIIMDGNGRWAKKRGMIRSLGHQNAIKAVREAIEFCDDANIPYLTLYAFSTENWNRPILEVNSLMSLLINTIKKETKKLKEKGIRVKVIGNIDKFPTNVREELILLTKDTCNNQRGTLTLALSYGAKNEILDAAKKIALDYSNNEISLEQLNEDTFNQYLYTNDLPDVDLLIRTSGEQRISNFLLWQIAYAELYFTDTLWPDFNKEEFLKALDFYQSRERRFGKISEQLKVK; encoded by the coding sequence ATGTCTAAAAAAGATATATTTATAGAAGAAAATAAAATGCCTAAACACGTTGCCATTATTATGGATGGTAATGGAAGATGGGCTAAAAAAAGAGGTATGATTCGTAGTCTTGGCCATCAAAATGCTATTAAAGCAGTTCGAGAGGCGATTGAATTTTGTGATGATGCAAATATTCCCTATCTTACCTTATATGCTTTTTCAACAGAAAATTGGAATAGACCTATTTTAGAAGTGAATTCTTTGATGAGTCTATTGATTAACACTATAAAAAAAGAAACAAAAAAATTAAAAGAAAAAGGTATTAGAGTTAAAGTTATCGGCAATATTGATAAATTTCCAACTAACGTCCGAGAGGAATTAATCCTGCTTACCAAAGATACATGCAATAATCAAAGGGGCACATTGACATTGGCATTAAGTTATGGGGCTAAAAATGAAATTCTCGATGCTGCCAAAAAAATTGCTCTGGATTATTCAAATAACGAAATATCTTTGGAACAATTAAATGAAGATACCTTTAATCAATATTTATATACAAACGATCTACCGGATGTAGATCTTCTCATTAGAACGAGTGGAGAGCAAAGAATAAGTAATTTTTTACTTTGGCAAATAGCATATGCAGAATTATATTTTACAGATACATTATGGCCTGATTTTAATAAAGAAGAATTTTTAAAAGCATTAGATTTTTATCAGAGCAGAGAAAGAAGATTCGGGAAAATAAGTGAACAATTAAAAGTAAAGTAA